DNA sequence from the Arthrobacter sp. V1I9 genome:
TTCTTGAATTTACGCATGCCGATCAGGCCGCCGATGAGTGCTATCAGCAGGAAAGCCGCGGAGACCAGCAGGGCAGCCAGCCAGGCCGGCATGATCGTGGCGAGGCCCATGATGGCGGCAACAATCAAGCCGACCAACAGGAAAAGGAGGAAGACGAGGGCCACTGCGAGGAAGGCGGCGGCAACTCCGACCTGGATGCCCTTGCGCTTGAGCTCGACTTTCGCGAAGGCAACTTCGTCATTGAGCTGGCGGGGCGCCAACCGGAAAAGGAGTTTAAGCGTCCTGGGCAGCGCAGCAATGCGCAATCCCGGGCTGGTCCGCCCGCTGTGACGTCCGCTCATCGGTTCCGCCTTACTGTTTCATGGCCGATTCGGCTTCCATGTGCTGCGGGAAAGTGCAGCTGCACAGTCCCCGGCACCAAAACTATCATTCAGCTGAATGACGGACCCCGGGGCTTGCCGGACGGCGCGGCCTACAACGCTGCAGAATTACTTCCCGCCCCGGGCCTAGGATTAATCTCCGTGACCATACCCAGCAATCCGGGCGATCTTCTGAGCCGCCGCCGGAAACTCCTGTACATCCTCCTCCTCGGCGCCCTGACGGCATTGGGTCCGTTCACGATCGACCTTTACCTTCCCGCCTTCCCCGCCCTGGAGGAGAGCCTCGGCGTGACCGAGGCCCAGGTCCAGCTGACCCTTGCCGGGACTACCGTGGGGTTTGCCATTGGCCAGCTGGTGGTGGGCCCCTTCAGCGACAGGTTCGGCCGCCGGACGCCGCTGATCCTAGCCACGGCTGTTCACATCGCAGCGTCGCTGGGCGCGGCCCTGTCCACGGACATCACGAGCCTTGGCATTTTCCGCGTCCTGATGGGTGTGGGTGCTGCCGGCGGCGGCGTCGTAGCGATGGCCATGGTTCGGGACCTGTTTTCCGGCTACGCATTGGTCAAGATGTTTTCCCGGATGTCCCTGGTCAGCGGGCTGGCACCGATCCTGGCGCCCGTGATCGGCTCCCAGCTGCTCCTGGTGATGCCGTGGCCGGGGATTTTTGTTTTCCTTGCCGCCTACGGCACTTTGGTCATCGTTGCCGCCCTGTTCCTGGTACGCGAGACGCTGCCTCCGGAAAAGCGCCGGCAAAGCGGTATGACGGCCCGCCAGCGCTACCGGGTCCTCTTCAGCGACAGGGTCTTTGTTGGGCTGCTGCTGGTGGCCGGCCTGAACTTTGGCGGCCTGTTCACCTACCTTTCGGCCTCCCCCTTCCTCTTCCAGGACATTTTCGGTTTTTCCGCCCAGGAGTACGGGCTGCCTCTTCGGCATCAATTCCCTGGGTATCGTCGCGGGAATCCAGACAAGCTCTCGTCTCATCCGCCGCGTGCCGCCACAGTGGATCATTGCCGCCGCCACGGCCTGGATGTTCGTCATGGCCATGCTGATCGTGGTGTTCGACCAGCTGGGGTTCGGCCTCTGGGGCGTGATGGTCCCGCTGTGGTTCTACATCATGGGCACGGGCTTTATGTTCCCCTGCGTGCAGGTGCTCGCCCTGGCCAGCCATGCTGCCCAGGCCGGTACAGCAGCTTCGCTGCTGGGTTTCGCGACCTTCATGATGGCAGGGCTCATCTCCCCGGTAGTGGGCTGGCTGGGAATCACTAGCGCCGCTCCCATGGGCGCCGTCCAGGGCGCCTGCATCCTGCTGGCAACCGCCGCCCTCTGGCTGGTGGTGCGGCCGCGCACCGTGCCTTCCATCCACTGAGTCCCGTCGATCCACTGACGCCCATGAAGCATCCTGAGAAGCGAAAGCCGCACCGGAACCGCCGGGGACTCTTCCTTGGGGCGGTGCTGGGCGCCGTCGCGGGCTACTTCGCCGGCCGCGCCCTGGGCAACCCCGCCATGGGGATTGTCCTGGGCATGCTCGCGGGGTCCGCTTTGCTGTCCCGGGTCAACCCCGGGCCCTGGAACCGGCCCTGATCATTCCCGCACGGCCCCCGACGCTCCCGCACGGCCCCCGTAACGCTCCCGCCGGCCGGGCCGTGCCGCAGCCTCCACGTCTGCCGCTGGGCGCCCGTCCCGGGATAAAATGTGTCCGTGCCCCGCCGGCAGAATCAACCGCCGCTTCCGGCCACGTGGCAACGGTGCGATACCGGGATACTGCCACTGTGGTGGGAACGGTTGTGTGCCGAGAGCGGCGAGCAGTCCGCCGCCCTCTACGCCGCCGGTCTGTTCACCGAGGACCGCCGCCGGCCGATCGCCCAGTGGTACAACCCCGCCTTCATGGCAGCACTGCTGGTAGCCCCGGAAACCTCCCCCGAGTGGCCCGTGCAGCGCTTCGGCATCTTCTACGCCCCACCGGAAACCGGCTTTGTGCGCGTCCATTCCGCGCCCCACGAGTGGAACCCGCGCCAGCCGCGGAAGTCGCCCACGGAACGGGAGGCGTTCCTGGCCGCCATCGTTGAAGCAGAGCGGTTCCTCCAAGTGGAAATGGACTTCGTCTAGGAAACGAAAAATCCCTGTCCCTCCGAGGGAGGCACAGGGATTTTCCGTTTGGCTCCTCCTGCTGGACTTGAACCAGCAACCCTTCGATTAACAGTCGAATGCTCTGCCAATTGAGCTAAGGAGGAATGAAGCAGGTACGACCTTAGCAAAGGATTCGCACCAAAGTGAAATCGGCGGTTTTGCGGGCCCAATTGCGCCTCGAGGGCATAAAAAATCCCCGTTCCGGAGGCCGGAACGGGGATTGTGCGCTCCTCCTGCTGGACTTGAACCAGCAACCCTTCGATTAACAGTCGAATGCTCTGCCAATTGAGCTAAGGAGGAATGAAGCGGGTACCAGCCTAGCAAAGGTCTGGCCGGGAAACGAAATCGGGGCCGGCGGGTGCAGTGCCGGGGACCGGGTCAGGCATCCGAGCGCAGGGCGCGGCGTTCCATCTCCAGCATCATCAGCTCGCGGTTGAGCCGCTGGTAGGTCTCGGGATCAGCCGCCGGGTCCAGCCGTTGGAGCTGGCCCATCTTGTCCGCCTTGACCCGGGTGATCTGGAGCTCGAAAAGCCGCGAGAGGATGTCACGGCAGTACTTCTGCACTGCTTCCTCCGTACTGGCGGGCAACGGCACCACGGCCAGTTCGGACACCAGGGGCCGCAGCGGTTCGGGAACTTCGTTCATCACGTGCTCCACCCAGCGGACCGGGTCAGCAGTGAGTGCCGGGTCCGTGGCGCGCATGGCGTCATGGACTGCCTGGAAGGCGGGTGTGGCGAACCGGGCAGCGGAGAAGCGCTCCCAGACCCCGCCGCTGAGCAGCGCAGGCTCCTGCAGTGCCACCTCCAGGGCCTGCCGTTCCATGGAGGCCACCGGATCACGGGGGTCCGGGCGGTGGAAGGACGGGACAGCGCCCGACGCCGGCCCGGCAGCTACGCCGGGTCCGCCAGGTTGGGCGGCGCCTGCGGGAGTCCGGGGATCGGCGGCGGGTGGCCCGCCTTGGTCTCCGCGCTTTACGGCAGCGGTCACCATGCGCAGCACTTCGTTGGGGTCCGGCATGCCCAGCCAGCCCGTGAGGGCCTGGCAGTAGCCCGTGCGGGTGGACGCGTCCCGGATGGCGGCAACCACCGGCACGGAGGCCTTCAGGCCCTGCACACGCCCTTCCACGGTGTCCAGGTTGAACTGCTTGAGCGTGGTGCGGATGGCAAACTCGAACAGCGGCCGCCGCGACTGCACCAACGCGTGCACTGCCTCGTCGCCCTTGCTTTGGCGCAGGTCACAGGGATCCGCTCCCGTGGGCTCCACGGCCACAAACGTCTGGGCGGTGAAACGCTGGTCCTCTTCGAAGGCCCGCAGTGCCGCCTTCTGGCCCGCGGCGTCGCCGTCGAAGGTGAAGATGACCTCTCCCCCGGTGCCGTCGTCCGAAAGCAGCCTCCGGGCTACCTTGATGTGCTCGGTGCCGAACGCGGTGCCACAGGTGGCAACCGCCGTCGGGACCCCCGCCAGGTGGCATGCCATCACATCTGTGTAGCCCTCCACCACCACCAGCTGCCGGTCCTTGGCGATGTTGCGCTTGGCGAGATCGATCCCGTAGAGGACCTGGGATTTCTTGTAGAGCGTGGTCTCGGGGGTGTTCAGGTACTTGGGGCCTTGGTCGTCCTCGTAAAGCTTGCGGGCGCCGAAGCCGATGGTGTCCCCCGCGATGTCCCGGATGGGCCAGATGAGGCGGCCGCGGAAACGGTCGTAGATGCCCCGGTTACCTTCCGAAAACATGCCCGTCAGCTTCAACTCAGCATCGGTGAAGCCCCGGTTGCGAAGGTGTTTGAGCAGCGCGTCCCAGCCCTGCGGGGCGTACCCGACGCCGAACTGTTCGGCGGCGGCACGGTCGAACCCGCGGCCGTGCAGGAAGGTCCGTCCCTCTGCGGCTCCCGGCGTGAGCAGCTGCGCCTGGAAGAACTCGTCGGCGATTTTGTGGGCGTCCAGCAGCCGCTGCCTGCGCCCCACTTCCTCGCGGCTTGGGCCGGTACCGCCGTCCTCGTACCGGAGTTCATAGCCGATCCGGGATGCCAGCTTCTCCACGGCTTCCTGGAAGGAGCTGTGGTCCTGCTTTTGGACGAACGCAATGACGTCGCCGTCCTCACCGCAGCCGAAGCAGTGGTAGCGGCCTACCTGGGGACGGACGGTGAAGGACGGCGAGCGCTCGTCATGGAAGGGGCACAGGCCCTTGAAGGTCCCCAGCCCGGCGCCCTTGAGCGTGACGTAGCCGTCAACCACTTCCTTGATGTCCGTGCGCTGGCGTACTTCGTCGATATCTTCACGTTTGATCAGCCCAGCCACAGAGCAATCCTAGCCCCGGGGTACGACGGCGGCCGGCGCCTTATGGCGATCCTCACCACAGCGACGGAAGGCTCCCCACCAGGCGTTCGTACATGGCCAGCGCCGAGCCGTCGGTGAGTGATGCCACCTGGTCGATCACAACGCGAAGGCGCGCGCCGTCGTCTTGCGCATCCCGCCAGTCCGCAGCGAACATCGGCTCGAGGTGCCGGTCGCCGGTGGCGCTCAGGGCGGTGACCAGGGCGTGCAGCACTTCGCGCTGGCGCTCGTAGATGGGCTGGCGGTGATCCGTGGTCATCACAAAGGTGGTGGCCAGGCCCTTCATGACGGCGATTTCCATCACGGTCTCGTCCGGCACCATGAGCTGGGCGTTGTAGCGCGTGAGGTTCTCGGGACCGTAGACGGCGCGGGTGGTTTCCAGGGCGCTCTGGCAGAACCGGCCGATCAGCTGGCTGGTCATGTTCTTCAGGGCTGCCATGGATTTGCGGCTGCCGTCGGCTTCGCGCACCCACACGTCCGTGGCTTCCAGCCGCGCCAGCGCGGCGTCGATCGCGGCGGGATCGTTGTGCGGGAGGTACCACTGCTTGGCGTAGCCAACCACCCGGGCGCGGTGGTCCGGATTGTCCATCCAGCGGAGCTGGAAGTGTCCGGCCACGATCGCGTCTTCGACGTCGTGCACGGAGTAGGAAATGTCGTCGGCGAGGTCCATGACCTGGGCCTCCAGGCATGATTGGCGCTCCGGGGCACCCTCGCGGATCCAGTTGAAGATCGGAAGATCGTCCTCATAGGCGCCGAACTTGCTGGTCCGCTGTCCGTGGATCACCGGGGCTTCCAGCGCGGACCAGGGGTACTTCGCTGCGGCGTCCAGGCTGGCCCTGGTGAGGTTCAGCCCGGCCGGGTGGTTATCTGCCGTCAGCACCTTGGGCTCCAGGCGCGTCAGCAGCCGGAGGGTCTGGGCGTTGCCTTCGAAGCCGCCGATGGCGTGGGCAACCTCGTTCAGCGCAGATTCCCCGTTGTGGCCAAACGGCGGGTGGCCCAGGTCGTGGCTGAGGCAGGCGGTGTCCACCACGTCCGGGTCGCAGCCCAGGGCGCGGCCCAGTTCGCGGCCCACCTGAGCAACTTCCAGGCTGTGGGTGAGGCGGGTCCGGACAAAGTCGTCCGTGTCCGGGGCCACCACCTGCGTCTTGGCGCCCAGCCTGCGGAGCGCGGAGGAATGCAGCACCCTGGCGCGGTCACGCTCAAAGTCCGAACGGTAAACGTTTTTGCTCGGCTCCTCCACCCAGCGGGCGGAATCGTGGCTGTCGTAGCCCGGCAGCACCGGTGCAGCGGTTCGTGTCTCAGCCACCGGATACATCCAGTTCCGCAGCGGAGATGTCCCGCGACTGGTCCGCGTTGAGTGCCCGCGATTCCAGCCAGTCCTTCGGCAGCGCAGGCCTCTTCGGGGAGCCTGCCCGCCCGCGGGGACCTTCGGCATCGCCGCCCGGGTAGGGCGAGTCCAGGTCCAACTCGGCGAGCGTATCCCGCAGCACCTGCAGGCTGGTCACGAGGGCCAGTCGGGTGCGCAGTTCCCCGCCCACCACGTAGCCCTTGAAGTACCAGGCGATATGCTTTCGGATCTCGCGCAGCGCCTTGCCCTCGTCGCCGAAGGTTTCCACCATGAGTTCCGCGTGCCGGTACACACCCTCGGCCACCTGGCGCAGGTTCGGCCGGAAGCGGGTGTCGCTGCCTTCGAAGGCTGCCTGCAGGTCCCCGAACAGCCAGGGCCGGCCCTGGCAGCCGCGGCCCACCACCACGCCGTCAACACCTGTTTCGCGGACCATCCGTACCGCGTCTTCCGCGGACCAGATGTCCCCGTTGCCCAGCACCGGGATGTCGGGCAGCGCCTCGCGAAGGCGGGCGATCGCAGACCAGTCAGCCTGTCCTGAGTAGAACTGGGCGGCTGTCCTGCCATGAAGGGCGACGGCGGCGACCCCGGAGTCGCGGGCGATCCGGCCGGCGTCGAGGTACGTGAGGTGGTCGTCGTCGATGCCCTTGCGCATCTTGATGGTGAGCGGGACGTTGCCCTTGGAGGCTTCCTTGACGGCGGTCTGCACGATTGAGGTGAAGAGGTCGATCTTCCAGGGCAGGGCCGAGCCGCCACCGCGCCGGGTGACTTTGGGAACGGGGCAGCCGAAGTTCAGGTCGATGTGGTCCGCGCGGTCTTCCTCAACAAGCATCTGTACGGCGCGGCCCACTGTTCCCGGGTCCACGCCGTACAGTTGGACGGACCGGACCTTTTCGTCGTCGTCGTGGGAAATGATGCGCAGGGACTCAGGCGTCCGTTCCACCAGGGCGCGGGAGGTGACCATTTCCGCCACATACATACCGCCGCCGTATTCGCGGCACAAACGACGGAAGGCCGAGTTGGTGATGCCGGCCATGGGTGCCAGGATCACGGGGGTGTCCACGGTGATGGGGCCAAGCTTCAGGGGCGGGAGTTCCAGCTTGGGAGCGGGAGGAGTTGCAACAGTCACCTGTCCATTGTTGCAAAGCCGGGCAAATCGTGAGTGCCGGCAGGTCCCGCTCCCCGTCAGCCACCGCTGTCAGTCCCGCTCTGCAGCCCTGCGCCCCCGCCGGGTCTGGAGGGCCGCGGCCGCGAGCGTGCCCGTATCGGAGACATCATCAGGATTGACGGCCGGTTGCGTTCCCGGGTGGGCTGACCCTCGAGCGGCTGTGGCCTGGCCATGGTCCATGTCCACTCCACGGCCGCCGGAGTCCGGAAGCTCCGCTGCCCGTGCACCGGTCGCCTTCACCACGAGTACGGCAATCAGGGTGGTCACCGGGATCGCCAGGACCAGGCCGATGGAGCCGACCAGGGTCCGGATGACCTCTTCGGACAGCTCAGCGCTGGTGAGGGTATCCGCGAGCGGGCGGTCGTAGAGCATCACGATGATGAGGATCGGCAGGGCGGCGCCGGCGTAGGCGAACGCGATGGTGTACACGGTGGAGGCGATGTGGTCACGCCCGATGCGCATCGCAGAGGTGAACAGTTTCCGCGCGCTGCTGCCGGGTGCCAGTTCATACAGTTCCCACACCGCGGAGGACTGTGTGATGGTTACATCGTTCAGGACACCAAGCCCCGAGATGATGAGCCCGCACAGGATCACGCCCGAGATGGAGACGTTGGCCGACGTGTTCACCAGGGTGGTTGCCTCGTGGTTGCCCACTCCGGCAAGGTTTGCGGCGCCCGTGGCCCAGGCTGCGAGGAGCGCCGTGATCCCCAGCCCGAACATGGTGCCCAGAAGGGCGGTTGAGGTCCGCGCCGAGAAGCCGTGGGCGAAGTACAGGACCCCGATCATGATCACCGTTGATCCCACCAGAGCCAGCAGCAGCGGGGGTTTGCCTTCCACCAGGCCGGGAAGCATAAAGCTGGCCAGCACGAAGTACGCGCCGACCAGTCCGATCAGTGCCCGGAGGCCGCGCCAGCGGGCCACCGCAATGACCACCGCGGCATAAAGCAGTGCGAGCAGGACTATCGGCAGGGTCCGGACGAAGTCCACAAAGATAAAGGCCGGCGAACCCTGTGACGCTGACGCGCCCTGGGCGTTGGACAGGTTCAGGTAGCGGATCTGGTCACCGGGCTTGACCCCATGGGACTTCGCGACGTCCGGGTTGATGACCACCTTCACCGGGCTTCCGCCCTTGTCCGGTTCGGTGAAGGCAAACGTACAGTCGGATCCCTGCTGGGATTGGCCCTGCTGGTTCTGGCCTTGTTCGCCCGTACCCGGCTGGCCTTGACCCTGCTGGGCCACGCCCTGCATGCAGTTTTCAGTGACCACGCTTTGGATGCTGCCCGTATCGAACGTGACCCCCGGGGCGGCGGAATAGGGGTTGGCCAGGGAGATGCCTTCCTTGCTCCCGGAGGGCCACAGCATGGCCATACCTGCCAGGGTCAGGACCGTCAGGGGAATCAGCACCGCGGCGAGGATGCGGTTTGCCTTCCGGCGGGCGGCCATCGCCTGCGGCGTCGGCTCCGAATGACCTGTAGAAGCGTGGGAGTGACCGGACCCCATCAGCAGTAGAACCTCATACGTTGAACTCTACGTCCGGCACCATAGGGTTGATAAATGGATCGTCAGAACTGGGAGGAACCGGGCATGGCCAACCGCAGCACAGGGGAAAGCGGCAGTTTTAATGTCGCGGGAACCGCAGCCGAATCTGACCGCCAGGCCGTGCTCAGCGTGCTTCCCTCGTCCGGGCCCACCCTGGGGGTTGCCCTGGTGTTGCACGGAGGAAAATCCCACAGCCGCGAACCGGTGGAATCGACCCACCTTAGCCCGGCAAGGATGGTCCCCTTCGCGCGGCACCTGCACCGGGCCGGCAGAAAACACGGACTCGCTGTGTGGTCCCTGCGCAACAGCGTGCGCGGCTGGAACGGGGCTGACATGTCGCCCCTGCAGGATGCGCGCTGGGCCCTGGAACAGATCAGCAGCCGGCACCCGGGCGTGCCGGTATTCCTGGTGGGCCACTCGATGGGCGGGCTGACCGCGGTCTGCGCTGCGGACCACGTGCAGGTGGAAGCTGTTGTGGCCCTGGCGCCCTGGCTCAGCCCCGGGACTCCGGTTTCAGCAGTGGCCGGCCGGAAGGTGCTTATTGTCCACGGCACCCTCGACAGGTGGACCAGCCCCTCGGCGTCGCTCGCGTTTGCACGCCGCGCCGCCGCGAACGCTGAGTCCATGCAGTACGTTGCCCTCAAAGGCGTTGGGCATTTTATGTTCCGCAAGATCCGGCTGTGGCATACGCTCTCCACCGGGTATGTCCTGAAGGCCTTCCAGGAATCAACCGGGGCGGACGTGGCCCTGCCCCGGGGCTTTGACGAACTGCTGCCGGCATCGGCGGTCCAGGTGACCCTGTGACCCCCTTCCCCTGGGCGCACTTTGCCGCCACCCTGCCCTGGACCGCGCTCGCCGTCGTCGTGGTCCTGGCCATCACGTTCGCCGTAGCCGTCCGCCAGGGCCGGCACTCGGTGATGGATGTGGCGTGGGGTCCGGGATTCGTGGCCGTCGCTGTGGTGTCCTGGTGCCTTTCCGCCGGAATTGGCGACGACGCCAGGCGCCTGCTGCTCCTCCTGCTGACCGCGGTATGGGGCCTGCGGCTGGGTGCCCATATCGGCTGGCGCGCCCGCGACGGCCATGAGGACCCCCGGTACCAGGCCATGCTCAGCAGTGCGCCCGGCAACAGGAATGCCTATGCGCTCCGGCGGGTCTACCTGCCGCAGGGCCTGGTGATGTTCTTTGTTTCGCTGCCCGTCCAGGTTGGTATGTCCGCCACCGGCGGCATTGGCTGGCTTGCGCTCGTGGGCGTCCTGCTCTGTCTCACCGGGTTCGCTTTCGAAACCGTGGGCGATTGGCAGCTGCAGCAGTTCAAGCGGGACACCAGCCGTCGTGGAACTGTCCTGGACACCGGCCTGTGGCGCTATACCCGGCACCCCAATTACTTCGGCGACGCCGCCGTGTGGACTGGTTTGTTCCTGATCGCCGCCGATTCGTGGCCCGGAATCCTGACTGTGCTCTCGCCAGCGCTGATGGTGTGGACCTTAGCGGCGAAGACGGGCAAGCCGCTGACGGAGAAGGCAATGTCCGGGCGCCCAGGCTACCGCGAGTACGTCGAAGCCACCAGCGGCTTTATCCCCCGGCCGCCGAAGCGCCACTGACCACAAGCAGGTAGCGCCAAGTGCCGTTCTGAACCGTCAAAACGGCACTCGGCGCCACTCAGAGGGCTGGAGACTGCCTAGTCCGAGACGACCAGGGTTTCCGGACCGGAGAGACGTGCCTTGCCGTTGTCGAGCAGGGGCTCGACGGCGGCGCGCAGGGCTGTCATGGAATCGTCCAGTTCCAGCATGACAGGGTGCTGGTACGCAATCAGCGCGAGCATGTCCCGGACGGCCTCGGCGGCGTCATCCGCGGCAAGCGCCGGTTCGTGGCCAACAAACACGTCCGTAGGTTCCTCACCGCTCTGGCCCGCGTCCTCCTCCGGACCCTGGGCCGGCGCTGCGTAACTAACGGCGAAGGCACGGATCCGGCCCTTCTTGCTCGGCGCCACCCCGGAACCGAAGGCAGACTCAGGCTGGGCACGCAGGACAATCGCGCCGTGCGCACCGGTGAGGTCGTCCAGGAACAGCTTCTGGACCTGGCTCACGGACAGCACGCCCGGTGAATCCCACCCGTGGATGGCAGTGTAATAGCGCCCCACCACGTCGGTGAGTTCCACGGAGCCGGTGGCCAGGTCCATCACCACGTCTGAGCCCGCGTTTTCGTCGTTGGCCGGCCCGCCGCCGTCGTCCTTCGCCGGGAATACGGGAAGCCTCAGGGCACCCGGTTCCACCACCACCAGCCGTGAACGCTGGATGGGCGAAAGGCCAAAGGCTTCGGCAAAAGCGGCGCCGGGGGTGCCCGGCTCCACCTTGGCGCGGAGCCTGGACACGCCCGACGGCGACTGTTCGGCTTCGCGGCGCAGCATGGTCAGGAGCGTCGCACCCACGCCCGAGCGCCGGTGGTCGCGGGCCACCTCGATGTACGTCCACAGCCGCTCAGGGTGCAGGGAGGCCTCGTACACAACGCCCGCCGCAACGGGAATTCCGACGCCGTCCACCACGTCCTCGGCCACGATGCACCGCCGCCACGGCGAGCCGTCGCCGTCGGAAGAAGGCGCAAGGGCACTGCGGAACTGCCGGGCCTGGTGGGTTTCGGGGCCGCCCCAGATCTCAAGGAGGGCCAGGTCATCGCCTTCGCGCCATTCGCGGTATTCGATGGCCACTGCTAGGCGCCGATCAGGCGTGCGGCCAGGTAGCCCTCAACCTTGTCCAAGGAGACGCGCTCCTGGCTCATGGTGTCCCGCTCACGGATGGTCACGGCCTGGTCCTCGAGGGTGTCGAAGTCCACGGTGATGCAGAAAGGGGTACCGATTTCGTCCTGGCGGCGGTAGCGGCGGCCGATGGCGCCAGCGTCGTCGAAGTCGATGTTCCAGTTCTTCCGCAGCTGGGCGCCGAGGTCCTTTGCCTTCGGGGACAGCTCCTCGTTGCGGCTCAGCGGCAGCACGGCGGCCTTGACCGGGGCCAGGCGCGGGTCCAGCTTCAGGACGGTGCGGACATCAACGCCGCCCTTGGCGTTGGGGGCCTCGTCCTCGGTGTAGGCGTCGACCAGGAACGCCATAAAGGAACGGGTGAGGCCCGCGGCGGGTTCGATCACGTAGGGGGTGTAGCGCTCGTTGGTGGCCTGGTTGAAGTAGCTCAAATCCGTGCCGGAGGCCTTGGCGTGCGTGGAGAGGTCGAAGTCGGTCCGGTTGGCGATGCCTTCGAGCTCGCCCCATTCCGAGCCTTGGAAGCCGAAGCGGTACTCGATGTCCGTGGTGCCCTTGGAGTAGTGGCTCAGCTTCTCCAGCGGGTGCTCGAAGAAGCGCAGGTTTTCCTCGCGGATGCCCAAGTCTGTGTACCAGGACATGCGCTCCTTCATCCAGTACTGGTGCCATTCCTCATCGGTTCCGGGCTCAACGAAGAACTCCATCTCCATCTGTTCAAATTCACGGGTACGGAAGATGAAGTTGCCGGGGGTGATCTCGTTGCGGAAGGACTTGCCGATCTGGCCGATGCCGAACGGCGGCTTCTTGCGGGAGGTGGTGAGCACGTTGTTGAAGTTGACGAAGATGCCCTGGGCCGTTTCCGGGCGCAGGTAGTGCATGCCTTCCTCGCTGGCCACCGGGCCGAGGAAGGTCTTGAGCAGGCCGGAGAATTCCTGGGGTTCGGTCCATTCGCCGCGGGTGCCGCAGTTGGCGCAGGCGATGTCCTTCAGGCCGTTCTCGGCGGGGCGGCCCTTCTTTTCCTCGTACTCTTCCTCGAGGTGGTCCGCGCGGTAGCGCTTGTGGCAGGAGAGGCATTCCACCAGCGGATCGGAGAAGACCTCCACGTGGCCGGAGGCTTCCCATACCTGGCGGGGCAGGATGACGGAGGAGTCCAGGCCCACCACGTCCTCGCGGCCGCGGACCATGGACTGCCACCACTGGCGCTTGATGTTTTCCTTCAGTTCCGCACCGAGGGGCCCGTAGTCCCAGGCAGAACGCGAACCTCCGTAGATCTCACCGGCCTGGAACACAAAACCCCTCCGCTTGGAGAGGGAAATGACCTGGTCGAGAACGGATTTTGCTGCCATGGGGAAACTCCAATTTCTACAGGGCCGCTGGGTGCGGTCCGCGGTTTTCAGGCCCCGGGATAACCGGCGGTGCATGACCGCAGGCTGCCGCTGGGGCGGATGAAGGAAAGATGCAAAAAGCTGCGTGTCCTAGCCTACCGGTGCCCGCTGCGGAGCGCGCCCCGCGGCCAGGGCAGGGTTGCCAGGATGATTGCGGCCAGCGTGAGGATGGTGCCGAGCACTGTGGCCGGTGCAACCACGGTTCCGGGCGCGGGCAGGATCACGTCGAGCGCAAGCGAGCCCAGCAGCTGGCCGGCGATCATGCCCAGGCCCGTCACCAGTACGCCCAGGCTGCGGACCAGCAGGGCGCCCAGGCCGATGAAGACACACCCCATTGGCCCGCCGACGTAGTACCACCACTCCCCCGGCAGCGGATTGCCTGGCCCGGCCAGGGCCACCTTGATGGCGTAAGCCGTCCAGAGGACCACCGAACCGGCCACGAAATTGACCAGGGTGGCGGCGATCGGCGTCCCGTAATGGACTGTCGCTGTTCCGTTCATGGCCTGCTGGAAGCTCATCAGGAACCCGGCGAGGACGGGGAGA
Encoded proteins:
- a CDS encoding DUF1295 domain-containing protein encodes the protein MTPFPWAHFAATLPWTALAVVVVLAITFAVAVRQGRHSVMDVAWGPGFVAVAVVSWCLSAGIGDDARRLLLLLLTAVWGLRLGAHIGWRARDGHEDPRYQAMLSSAPGNRNAYALRRVYLPQGLVMFFVSLPVQVGMSATGGIGWLALVGVLLCLTGFAFETVGDWQLQQFKRDTSRRGTVLDTGLWRYTRHPNYFGDAAVWTGLFLIAADSWPGILTVLSPALMVWTLAAKTGKPLTEKAMSGRPGYREYVEATSGFIPRPPKRH
- a CDS encoding GNAT family N-acetyltransferase, producing the protein MAIEYREWREGDDLALLEIWGGPETHQARQFRSALAPSSDGDGSPWRRCIVAEDVVDGVGIPVAAGVVYEASLHPERLWTYIEVARDHRRSGVGATLLTMLRREAEQSPSGVSRLRAKVEPGTPGAAFAEAFGLSPIQRSRLVVVEPGALRLPVFPAKDDGGGPANDENAGSDVVMDLATGSVELTDVVGRYYTAIHGWDSPGVLSVSQVQKLFLDDLTGAHGAIVLRAQPESAFGSGVAPSKKGRIRAFAVSYAAPAQGPEEDAGQSGEEPTDVFVGHEPALAADDAAEAVRDMLALIAYQHPVMLELDDSMTALRAAVEPLLDNGKARLSGPETLVVSD
- a CDS encoding glycine--tRNA ligase, whose translation is MAAKSVLDQVISLSKRRGFVFQAGEIYGGSRSAWDYGPLGAELKENIKRQWWQSMVRGREDVVGLDSSVILPRQVWEASGHVEVFSDPLVECLSCHKRYRADHLEEEYEEKKGRPAENGLKDIACANCGTRGEWTEPQEFSGLLKTFLGPVASEEGMHYLRPETAQGIFVNFNNVLTTSRKKPPFGIGQIGKSFRNEITPGNFIFRTREFEQMEMEFFVEPGTDEEWHQYWMKERMSWYTDLGIREENLRFFEHPLEKLSHYSKGTTDIEYRFGFQGSEWGELEGIANRTDFDLSTHAKASGTDLSYFNQATNERYTPYVIEPAAGLTRSFMAFLVDAYTEDEAPNAKGGVDVRTVLKLDPRLAPVKAAVLPLSRNEELSPKAKDLGAQLRKNWNIDFDDAGAIGRRYRRQDEIGTPFCITVDFDTLEDQAVTIRERDTMSQERVSLDKVEGYLAARLIGA